In Bacillus sp. S3, the sequence GAAGTTATCCTTTAGATTAAGCTTCAAGGTCACTTCTTCTTTGTTGTCAGGAACAAGCTTCGGTGCCGAGACATTGATTTGCGGCCCCGTGGAATCAACAAACACTTTGCGGGAAATCGATGACTCGCTGCCCGATTTATCCACGGCCTTGACAATTACATCGTAGAATCCATCTTTTGCAAATGTGGCTGTTGTTGAAAACTCATATATACTAGGGCCGGTATGTTTAAAGCTTGTTTCTTTTCCATTCACAGTTAATGAACTTAATCCTAAGTCCTCGATCACCGCTCCGGAAACGGGCACTTCTTTTGAATTGTAAGCGCCATATGGCATCGTTGAGAACGGATTAATGATAATCAACGGTTCTCCGTCTTCCGCCTCACCCGCAGTAGCCGTGTCACCGCCAAAGTTGTAGGCGTAATCGACTGCAATGACATCAATGATTGAACCTTCAGGTACATCGGTTAATTCATAGCTGTTTTCTTCACCGGTTGTTTCCCCGACTAACTCGCCATTGACGAAAATACCATAGGCTTGTACGCCCGATCCTTCTTCAACTGTTTCCCAGCTGACAACAGATGTTTCCTGATCAAAGCTTGCAGTTACTTCTGGAGAAGTCGTATCGACCATTATCGGTATGTCTTTTGTTTGATACCCTGCCCCTTTATAATCAATCACTGATTTTACTTGGTAGTAATACAAACCATCCTTCACCGGCTTGCCTTTTACGGTTCCATCCCAAGTACGATCATAATTATAAGAGAACGGAATTCCATACCCGTCATCAAAATAACTCTTAAAGACGTTTTTCTCTAATTTTACACGTCGGAGTAATTGTTTATTTTCATCTAAAATATTAAATTGCGCCTCTGCAGCATTCCGTAAAAATGACGGAAGGGTGTTGATATCATCATTCATCCAGTCTCCGTTTGGTGAGATTGCATAAAAACCTTTTTCAGGGACAGGCGCTGTGAACCAGTCATCTGACAACATATCATGAACAGGAACCTCTTCTGTATTTCCCTCTTCATCTTCCCAGTCAAACAGCCCTTGAAGATCATAGAAACGGGATTCTCCTAAATCTTTAAAGCCATCAAGAATGGAAGGGCGATCCCACTTGCCGTAGAAGCCGACGTATGGAATGGTTAGATCAGGGCTAAGTTCCTTTTTACCGGCAACATTCTTATCAGCATCCACTAATCTGACAAAGCCTTCCACAAACATATCTTCCTTAAGAGGAACAGTTGTTTTATGGCCATCCACATCAATGGCCGGAACCTTCGCCTTACTTAGATCGACCTTTATGGTAATATCTTGTGTTTTTCCGGCCGGAACCTTGACTGTTGCCGGTCCGTCGATGATCACGCCTTCGAGATTACCAGCAATCAAGGCATTGTAGTTCTCACCTTCACCATTTTGCTTGAGCGTGTCTGCTAAAACCTTTGTATTTACAGTATAGGTAACATCCTTCGTTGAAACGTTTTTCGCTGTAAGCGTCATTTCAAATTTTTTCGATGTAAAATCTTTTAATTCCACTTTTGCTTGACCATTGCTCTTATTTACCACATATACAGGTGTTTTCACCGCATTAAATGTCTGCATCATCCCCGCACCTTGAAGACGTGGTGAGTATGGCTGTCCGTTCGTATCATCTATCACCTTTGCGGTATTCATCAACAATGTTTTTGCCAAGCGGGTGCGCTCATTGACAGTAAGGCCTTTGAAACGCTTGTCGGCTTGCAAATATTGCTGAACAAGAGCTGATCCGCCGGCCACATGCGGTGCTGCCATCGATGTGCCGCTGTATGTGCCATATTGGTCATCATTTAAGGTGGAGAGGATATTTCCGCCTGGTGCTGTAATTTCCGGTTTCAACTCGAGACCTGGTGTCGTTCCCCATGAGCTAAACTCTGTCATTTTTCCTGAAGCCGGGTCTTCTTGTTGCTCAATTTGGTTAATCGATACGGACTGAGATCCTTCTGTCAAAGCCGCCTCAAGTGACTCGCCTTCTTTTTGGGAAAGGAGCATAAATGGAATGTCGAAGCCGCCTTGATTTTTATAGAAAGTTGATTTTCCATCATCATAGACCATTATTCCAGCTGCACCCGCTTCTGCAGCCAATAATGCTTTATCAGCAAATGATAGGTCTCCCCGCTTTACAAGGACAATCTTGCCGACAACATCGATATTCTCATAGTCTTCCGGAAAACCTAATGCACCATTTAGGCTGACAATCTGCAGATCCTCGTTCTCTGCTGGCAGAGCGCTCCAATCATCTGTTCCATATCCCACACCTGTAAAGCCGCCCACTGTGACAGAATGCTGGTACTGAATGGAAAGATTATTTGCTGCCGCAACCGAGATACCGGCTGGATTTAATCCTGGTGCTTCAACGACTCCAATATCCGGATTTTTATAAAAAGGGTTGTCCCAGCCAAAACCAATGGTGCCTGAGTTGCCGGCAGACATCGAACAGACGATACCATTATTCGTTGCTCTAGTAATCGCCACATCCTCGGCGCTGTCTTTCGAATAAAAAGAAGCAACTTCCCCAAGGCTCATATTTAATACATCGGCACCAAGCTTGATGGAATCATCAATGGCAGCAAGATAGACATCTGACCATGTTGATGGGAAAAGGATGTCATTACTGAATACCTTCATTGCCAAGACCTGAGCTTCAGGAGCTACCCCCTTCACACCGCCATCTGCTTCGTCCCCGTTCGCTGCCACGATTCCAGCCACATGCATTCCGTGCATGGCGGTATCAAATCCTTTATCAAGGATGGTGTCATTTTGGTCAAAATAGTTATAGCCATACGGCACCTTCTCGGTGAAAAACTTCCCTTTCAAGCCATCTTTACTAACAATTTCTTCCACGTCTTCTTCTGTGAGTTCTGCCGCACTGTCATCTGACAAGACAAAATCCTTGTGGGTTGGATCCACTCCGGTGTCAATGACTGCGACGACCATACCCTCACCCTTTAAACCTGCATCCGCCCAAGTTTCAGGAACTTGCACAAGTGATTTACTCGTTTTTAAATCAGGTTTTACCGGGCGCTTATATTCATTGGCTACATAAACATTTTTCACCCCTTCGACTGCTTCAAGCTTTGCCATATCACCAAATGCGATTTCACCACTGAAACCATTAAAGGCTGTTGAAAAGTGATTCTTAAGTTTGAGCTTGACACCCTTGGCTTTAATTTTCTCCTTCACCGCTGCCTGCTGTTTTCCGAGTTTTGCCGCCATTAACGTCTTTGTGCTCTCTGCCAATTCCTTGTACAGTTTTCCCTGCTCCGTTGCCAGTTCTACAGGCGTCTGTCCTTCTACCTCGACGATGACGCGGACATTGTCAGTCGCTTTGAATTTGGCTTTTAATGTCTCACTTAATTTTTTTCGCTCGTTTACTTTTAAATGCTGTTTAAATTGGTTCACCATCGACGAATAATCTTTTTTTGCCGGTGGTGTTTGTGTCGCTGCCGAAGCCGATACTGTGTAACCAAGGTTTGCCAGCATCATCGCCGAGACAAGTGCGTATGTAGTCATCTGCTTTTTCTTTTTCTTCTTCCATGACTTAAGACTCATTCCTCTGTTTTCCCCCTCTAAATATCTGACACACTTAAATTATTTCAATCTAGTAAGAGGCTTTCCATAATTGTTAGAAAAATCTAAATGCTATTTTAATTTTAGTAGTACTCTATCATCGGGTCAATGTTTTTTCACAAAAATAAGTAGATTCATTTTTTAAGATATTAACAGGTATAAAGTCACAGTTTTTTACCAGTAAAAGACGGACAGAATAATTCTGTCCGCCTCATTTACTCGTATAGGATCCTATTTAATCCATGCTCCGTCCTTGCCAAGCTTATAGCCATCAATTGTTGTATTGGCAGCCATAGCACCTGAGCTATATAGGAAATACCATTTGCCATTTACATATTTCCAGCCCGTTGCCATTGCACCGCTGTTTTCAAGGTAATACCATTTGCCGCCATCAAATAACCAGCCAGTCGCCATTGCACCGGATTTATTTAGGTAGTACCAGGTATTGCCGTCTTTCAGCCAGCCTGTGGCCATTGCGCCGGATTTATTTAGGTAGTACCACTTACCGCCAGTGTTTAGCCAGCCCGTTGCCATTTTGCCGTCTTTATTTAGGAAATACCATTTGCCGCCGTCATTGAGCCAGCCTGTTGCTTTAGTATCCTTCACATAGTAGAACCAAGCACCATTTTCAAAGCTCCAGCCGTTTTTCACTACTTTGTCTGCATCTTTACGATTGATGACAATTTCCTTCACTGTTTCATTGCCAGCAAGGTCTGTTGCTTTTAGGGTTACTTTATTTTCACCTTCCTTAAGATCCACAGTTACTTTGTAATCCTTGCTTAATGGATTTGTTGCATCCAAAGGACTTACGAAAGGCACTTCTAATTCATGATCTTCACCAACGAAGAAGTTTAAGTAATTGAAGTTATCTTCAAGTTTTACGTTAAAGGATACTTTATCAACTTTCTTATCTACTCTCTCTGGTGCATCTGTAGTGATAACTGGTTTCGTTGTATCAACAAATACCTTGCGCGCAATTGAGAATGCTTTATTTGAATGGTCAATTGCTTCAACTTGAATCGTATAAAGTCCATCTTTGACAAATGTTACAGAAGTCGAGAAGTGGAAGTTTCCATCTTCACCTTGATTGAACTCAACTTCTTTACCATTTACTTTCAACGTTTTTAAGCCGATATCATCGGAGATAAATCCTTTAACAGGAATTTCTTTTGTATTGTAAGCGCCCCATGGCTCAGGGGAATTCGGTACATATTCACCATCTGCATCTTTTGTACCATCAGTGATGACAATCAATGGATTTTCCACATCACCGATAGCTGACGTATCGTAACCGTAGTTACCAGCATAATCCCATGCCACTACTTGTACGATTGCCTTTTCTGGTGCTTCTTCCAGTACGTAAGAGGTTGTTTTACCATCAACAGCAGCAACTTGCTCACCGTTTACAAAAATCCAGTACTCTTCTGTGCCTGTTCCATCTTCAGTTGTTTCCCAAGCAACTGTTGATTTTTCTGGATCAAATGTAGACTTAACTTTTGGAGCTGTTGTATCAACATATACTGGAATTTTCTTAGACTGCCACTTAGCGCCAGCATAATCAATAACCGTTTTAATTTCGTAATAGTATAGGCCGTCTTTTACGACTTCCCCTTTAACTTTACCATCCCATAAGCGGTTTGCTTTATAAGAGAAAGCTGAACCTGAGCCGCCATCATAGGCATTTTTATAAACATCAGATTCTGCCTTCACACGCTTAAGCTGTTTGCCGTCCTTGTCCAAAATGTTGAACTGAGCTTCAGAAGCATTTCTTAGGAATGCCGGAAGAACGTTCATGTCATCAGCGTATTGATCTCCATTTGGTGATAAAGCAATAAAGTTCTTTTCAGGTACTACAGATGCGAAGTACTCATCTTGATCTGTAAGAACATCCGGCACATCAACTTTGCCGCCGCCAAGCTCATATTTCAAATCAAAGAAGCGTTCTTCACCAAGTGCTGTGAACCCATCAATATTTTGCGGTTCATCCCAGTTACCGTAAAAGCCTACATATGGAGCTGTTAAGTTTGGTGTATCTTTGTCTGCTCCCGCTAAAGTGACAGAGCCTTCAACGAAAATATTTTTTCTTAAATCTAGAAGCGTTTTATTTTCATCAGCATCTAGACCTGGAATTTTTGCGTTTGTTAAATCTACACTAACAGTAAAGTCTTTGGACTCTCCCGGAGCAACTGTTACTGTTTCAGGCGCAACAACCTTTGCACCTTCCATATCCCCTGCAATTAGCGCATTATATTCAGGAATATCATCGCCAAAGTCTTGAATTGTATCTGTTAATACATCTGTGTTGACTTTGTATTTTGCAGTTTTATCCTTTGAAATATTTTTAATCGTAAAGGTCATTTCAAATTGTTTGGATTGGAAGTCCTTTAATTCTACTTTCGCATCACCAGTGGCTTTATTGACAAAATATGCTGGTGTAGAGACAGCCGCATATGTTTGCATCATTCCAGCCCCTTGACGGCGAGGTGAGAAAGGCTGACTATTTAAATCGTCAATCGTTTTCGCTGTGTTCATTAGTAATACTTTTGCAAGATGTGTTCTTTCAGCTACAGAAAGAGTTCTGAAGCGATCATCTTTTTGCAAATATTGCTGAACAAGCGCTGAACCACCGGCAACATGTGGTGCAGCCATCGAAGTACCGCTCATAACAGTGTACTTATCATTATTAACGGTAGAATAAATATTTCCGCCAGGAGCTGTAATTTCAGGCTTTAACTCTAGGGATGGTGTTGTTCCCCATGAAGTAAAGCTTGTCATACGGCCCATTTCAGGACTTTCAGTCTTGTTTGCCCTTGCAACGTTAATAAACGTTTGTCCCTTAGCAACTTGTTCTTCTAGTGTTTTTCCTTCGGCACCTGAAATCAACAAGAATGGAACATCCCAACCACCTTGGTTATCATAAAAGAAGCCATTTGTTGCATTGTAAACAATAATCCCTGCTGCACCAGCATTAGCAGCATTAACCGTTTTATCATAGAAAGATAATGTACCGCGTGGAACTAGGACGACCTTACCTTTTACATCCACGCCTTTATAGTCTTCAGGATAGCCTAGCTTGCCGCCGATGCTGGCAAGTTCCAGTTTGCCACCGTTCGCCGCAGCCAATTTCGACCAGTCATCAATCCCTTTACCAAGGCTTATAAATCCTTCAAGTCCTTCAACCGTCACATTGTGCTCATATAAATAAGCTTCATTACCAGAAGCAGCAACGGAAATACCGTCAGGGTTTAAGCTAGGTGACCCAACAACACCGATATCAGGGTTCTTTGCATATGGATTATCCCAGCCGTCACCAATATGATTAGAGTTTCCTGCGGACATGGCGCAAACAATTCCGTTTGCAGTAGCACGTTGAATGGCAAGGTCTTCTGCGTTATTTTCTTGATAGAAAGCAGCGACGTCACCAAGACTCATATTTAGTACATCGGCACCTAGCTTGATTGAATCATCAATCGCAGCAAGATAGATATCGGACCAAGTCGATGGATAAATAGGGTCATTACTGAATACCTTCATTCCAAGTACTTGCGCTTCGGGAGCAACCCCTTTAATGCCGCCGTTTGCTTCGTCACCGTTCGCTGCAACAGTTCCAGCAACGTGCATACCGTGCATACTTGCACCAGGTCCTAAGTCAAGGATGATATCGTTTTGATCATAGTAGTTATAACCGAAAGGAACCTTATCAGTATAGAATTTCCCTTTCATGCCATTTTCGGAAACAGTTTTTGCTACTTCCTCTTTTGTTAAACCTTCTTTAGATTTATCTGTTAATGTAAAGTCGCGGTGAGATGGGTCGACACCAGTATCGATAACCGCTACTACCATACCTTCGCCTTTATAGCCTGTTTTCTCCCAAGTTGTGCGGGATTCAACGAACTGATGGCTCGTTTTCATATTTGGTTTCACTTCAGGACGTTTATATTCATTTGCTAAATAAACAGCTTTAACACCCGAAATGGATTCAATTTTGTCAAGATCGCCGTAAGCTATCTCGCCGCTGAAGCCATTGAAAGCGGTTGTAAATTTCTGTTTGTAATTAATGTTTACACCTTTAGATTTGATTTTATCTTTAACAGATTTCTGCTGGCCTTCGGCTTTTGCTTCCAATGAAGACTTCTTATCTTCAGACAGCTCTTTGTATAATTTACCCTGTTTCGTTGCATACTCAACAGGAGTTTGACCGTCAACCTCTACAATGACACGAACTTTGTCTGTTGCTTTAAGATCTGCTCTTAGGTTTTTAGCTGCAGCTTGAGATTTAAAAGATTCTCGAACCTGCTGTTGCTTTAATTGTTTAATTTTTGCTTCTAGGTCTCCCGGCTTATAGGCTGCAGAAGCTGGTGAAACAAAACCAAGGTTTGATAATACTAGAGCTGAAGCCAATGCGTATGTAGCAATTTTGCGTTTCTGATTGCGGTTCTTTTTACTCATTTACTAATTTCCCCCTTTTTTATTAGTAAAAATAATAGAAAGATGTTCTTGTATACTCAAATTTATGCATTAATGTGAAAAATCGGAATATACAAATATAATATTATCCCTTTTTCATAGCGAGGGTCAATAAAATATTCGGAAAGCGAAGAAAAAGTTTTCGCAATATTCGACAAAAGTCTATCAAACTATTGTCATAGACCGAATTCCAGTATTACCAGTTCAAAGAAAATTGTCATTTCAAATAAAATTTATATGCAAAAAGAAACCTTTATATCCATTCTTGTCATAATAATGCCGGTAAATAGATCCTCCCTTTTGTGAAAATTATCGAAATAACCACAATTTAGCTTATTTCTGTATACTTTTTGCTGGCTGCTAGTGTTTCTCTTTTAAAAATAATGCAAACTAGACAAATTTTTCACCTTAAAAACTCCTTAAAAAGAAATTTTTAAAGAATATATATCTTATTTTGAAATAATAAAAAAGAACCCACCCTAAATAGTAGAGTTGGTTCTTTTTTATTTATTAGCGGATCCAAGCACCATCCATACCTAGTTTGTAGCCTTGAATTTTGGTGTTAGCCGCCATTTTACCGTTTGTATATAAGTAGTACCATTTACCCCCTATATACACCCAGCCTGTTTGCATGGCACCGCTGGCATTCATAAAATACCATTGGCCATTTACTTTTATCCATCCGGTTTTCATCGCACCAGTTGAATCTAGGAAATACCACTTTTTCTTGTCTAGAATCCATCCGGTCTTCATGGCACCGTCAGAGTCTAGGAAATACCATTTGCCTGCAGCTTTCACCCAGCCTGTTTGCATGGCACCGCTAGAGGCTAGGAAGTACCATTTGCCGCTGGTTTTCACCCAACCGGTTTGCATGGCACCTGTTGAGGCAAGGTAGTACCATTTTGCACCATCTTTCACCCAGCCTGATTTCATTTCACCGGTGGCTGCTAAGAAGTACCATTTACCCTCATCCTTCACCCAGTCAGTCTTCATAACTCCTGAAGAATCAAGATAGTACCACTTACCGTTGACGAATGCCCAGCCAGTAACTAAGCCATCACTGTCTTGCAGATACCAATTGTTATTTGAAAGTACCCAGCCAAGTTTATAT encodes:
- a CDS encoding S8 family serine peptidase; this encodes MSKKNRNQKRKIATYALASALVLSNLGFVSPASAAYKPGDLEAKIKQLKQQQVRESFKSQAAAKNLRADLKATDKVRVIVEVDGQTPVEYATKQGKLYKELSEDKKSSLEAKAEGQQKSVKDKIKSKGVNINYKQKFTTAFNGFSGEIAYGDLDKIESISGVKAVYLANEYKRPEVKPNMKTSHQFVESRTTWEKTGYKGEGMVVAVIDTGVDPSHRDFTLTDKSKEGLTKEEVAKTVSENGMKGKFYTDKVPFGYNYYDQNDIILDLGPGASMHGMHVAGTVAANGDEANGGIKGVAPEAQVLGMKVFSNDPIYPSTWSDIYLAAIDDSIKLGADVLNMSLGDVAAFYQENNAEDLAIQRATANGIVCAMSAGNSNHIGDGWDNPYAKNPDIGVVGSPSLNPDGISVAASGNEAYLYEHNVTVEGLEGFISLGKGIDDWSKLAAANGGKLELASIGGKLGYPEDYKGVDVKGKVVLVPRGTLSFYDKTVNAANAGAAGIIVYNATNGFFYDNQGGWDVPFLLISGAEGKTLEEQVAKGQTFINVARANKTESPEMGRMTSFTSWGTTPSLELKPEITAPGGNIYSTVNNDKYTVMSGTSMAAPHVAGGSALVQQYLQKDDRFRTLSVAERTHLAKVLLMNTAKTIDDLNSQPFSPRRQGAGMMQTYAAVSTPAYFVNKATGDAKVELKDFQSKQFEMTFTIKNISKDKTAKYKVNTDVLTDTIQDFGDDIPEYNALIAGDMEGAKVVAPETVTVAPGESKDFTVSVDLTNAKIPGLDADENKTLLDLRKNIFVEGSVTLAGADKDTPNLTAPYVGFYGNWDEPQNIDGFTALGEERFFDLKYELGGGKVDVPDVLTDQDEYFASVVPEKNFIALSPNGDQYADDMNVLPAFLRNASEAQFNILDKDGKQLKRVKAESDVYKNAYDGGSGSAFSYKANRLWDGKVKGEVVKDGLYYYEIKTVIDYAGAKWQSKKIPVYVDTTAPKVKSTFDPEKSTVAWETTEDGTGTEEYWIFVNGEQVAAVDGKTTSYVLEEAPEKAIVQVVAWDYAGNYGYDTSAIGDVENPLIVITDGTKDADGEYVPNSPEPWGAYNTKEIPVKGFISDDIGLKTLKVNGKEVEFNQGEDGNFHFSTSVTFVKDGLYTIQVEAIDHSNKAFSIARKVFVDTTKPVITTDAPERVDKKVDKVSFNVKLEDNFNYLNFFVGEDHELEVPFVSPLDATNPLSKDYKVTVDLKEGENKVTLKATDLAGNETVKEIVINRKDADKVVKNGWSFENGAWFYYVKDTKATGWLNDGGKWYFLNKDGKMATGWLNTGGKWYYLNKSGAMATGWLKDGNTWYYLNKSGAMATGWLFDGGKWYYLENSGAMATGWKYVNGKWYFLYSSGAMAANTTIDGYKLGKDGAWIK
- a CDS encoding S8 family serine peptidase, which translates into the protein MSLKSWKKKKKKQMTTYALVSAMMLANLGYTVSASAATQTPPAKKDYSSMVNQFKQHLKVNERKKLSETLKAKFKATDNVRVIVEVEGQTPVELATEQGKLYKELAESTKTLMAAKLGKQQAAVKEKIKAKGVKLKLKNHFSTAFNGFSGEIAFGDMAKLEAVEGVKNVYVANEYKRPVKPDLKTSKSLVQVPETWADAGLKGEGMVVAVIDTGVDPTHKDFVLSDDSAAELTEEDVEEIVSKDGLKGKFFTEKVPYGYNYFDQNDTILDKGFDTAMHGMHVAGIVAANGDEADGGVKGVAPEAQVLAMKVFSNDILFPSTWSDVYLAAIDDSIKLGADVLNMSLGEVASFYSKDSAEDVAITRATNNGIVCSMSAGNSGTIGFGWDNPFYKNPDIGVVEAPGLNPAGISVAAANNLSIQYQHSVTVGGFTGVGYGTDDWSALPAENEDLQIVSLNGALGFPEDYENIDVVGKIVLVKRGDLSFADKALLAAEAGAAGIMVYDDGKSTFYKNQGGFDIPFMLLSQKEGESLEAALTEGSQSVSINQIEQQEDPASGKMTEFSSWGTTPGLELKPEITAPGGNILSTLNDDQYGTYSGTSMAAPHVAGGSALVQQYLQADKRFKGLTVNERTRLAKTLLMNTAKVIDDTNGQPYSPRLQGAGMMQTFNAVKTPVYVVNKSNGQAKVELKDFTSKKFEMTLTAKNVSTKDVTYTVNTKVLADTLKQNGEGENYNALIAGNLEGVIIDGPATVKVPAGKTQDITIKVDLSKAKVPAIDVDGHKTTVPLKEDMFVEGFVRLVDADKNVAGKKELSPDLTIPYVGFYGKWDRPSILDGFKDLGESRFYDLQGLFDWEDEEGNTEEVPVHDMLSDDWFTAPVPEKGFYAISPNGDWMNDDINTLPSFLRNAAEAQFNILDENKQLLRRVKLEKNVFKSYFDDGYGIPFSYNYDRTWDGTVKGKPVKDGLYYYQVKSVIDYKGAGYQTKDIPIMVDTTSPEVTASFDQETSVVSWETVEEGSGVQAYGIFVNGELVGETTGEENSYELTDVPEGSIIDVIAVDYAYNFGGDTATAGEAEDGEPLIIINPFSTMPYGAYNSKEVPVSGAVIEDLGLSSLTVNGKETSFKHTGPSIYEFSTTATFAKDGFYDVIVKAVDKSGSESSISRKVFVDSTGPQINVSAPKLVPDNKEEVTLKLNLKDNFNYLSLFVDDNHEYEKAIVGPVDVLKPANDNVEVKVALNRGDNKISLMLRDLAGNETVKEVVIYRGNVSGWKLEDGSWYYYQNSVKATSWVKAGSYWYYLAQDEKMKTGWLQDKNKWYYLTKSGAMAENQWVLDQNKWYYLGKGGVMQTGWVQLGGKWYYLKANGEMAKGWISLKGQWYYLHANGDMATGWKQIGGKWYYLYSSGQLAVNTTIDGYKVNNDGAWIN